TTCGATGCCGGTCATGCCCTCGGGCATGATCATGTCCGTGAACAGCAAGTCCACGTTCGCGGAGTGTTTTTGCCACAGCTCGATGGCTTCCTTGCCGTTGGCGGCCGGCCAGACGGTATAGCCCCACCGTTGCAGGAAGATGGTGAAGGTGTTGCGAACCGAATGCTCATCCTCGACCAGCAGGATGGTTTCCTTTCCACCGCGGATTGGTTCGGGCGCGGCAGGGGCTGGTTTAGGGGCAGCCGGTTTTTCCGAGGCCGGAAGATACACGCGGAAGGTGCTGCCCTGGCCGACTTTGCTTTCGACGGTGATCCAGCCTTTGTGCTGGTTGACGATGCCATGTACCGTGGCCAACCCCAGTCCCGTGCCTTGGCCGACGTCCTTGGTGGTAAAGAACGGCTCAAAGAGATGCTGAAGAGTCGCCGCGCTCATGCCGCAACCGGTGTCAGTGACACTCAAAACGACAAAGCGTCCGGGCCGCGCTTGCAGATTGAATTTGGCCTGGGCCTCATTCAATTCAAGATTGGCGGTGGAAATAGTGATCTGCCCGCCCTTGGGCATGGCGTCGCGGGCGTTCACCAACAGATTCATCAGTATTTGTTCAAGCATGCCGGCGTCGGCTTCCACCAGCGCCAATTGCGCGGTCAGGTCGCATTGGATGCGGATGTTTTCACCAATCAAGCGGCGCAACATCGTCAGCAGGTTCTCCACCACTTCATTCACATTGAGCACCCGGACTTGCATCATGGAGCGGCGGCCGAATTGCAGCAATTGCCGGGTCAGATTGGCGGCGCGGTTGACATGGGTCGTCACCTCCGTGAGCGACTCGTGAATGTCCGTCTTCGGCATGGTCTTTTGCTGCAACAACTCGAGCTGCAGCACGGTGGCGGCGAGAATATTGTTGAAGTCGTGAGCCACGCCGCCCGCCAGTTGCCCGATGCTCTCCATTTTCCGGGCCTGTTGCAGTTGCTGCTCCAATCGTTTTTTTTCCGTGACATCCCGGAAAAAGACCAGCGCCCCATGCCTTTCCTGGTAGTTAAAGGGGACGGCGGTGACTTCGGCATCAAAGCCAGTGCCATCCATGCGAAGCATTTTCTCCTGAATGGTGGGAACCGCCATCCGCTCCTCGTTGAGCCGACGGATTCTGTCAATCACTTGCACATGGTCATCAGGATGAATCCGGCTAAGGACCGGTTGCCCCAGTAGCGCCGCCGGGGAATCCACCCCGAATAATCGAGCGGCGAGCTGGTTCACATAGGCGAATTTACGGTCGGTTTGGATGAAAATGCCATCCGGCCCGCTCTCCACCACCGCCCGGAAGCGTTCTTCACTCGCTCTCAAGGTGGCTTCGGCCTCCTTCCGTTCAGTAACGTCAGTCATCACGCCATCCCAGAGAATGGAACCGTCGGCAAGCCGGCGCGGCGTTGAGCAGCCGTGAATCCATTTGATTTGCCCATCAACGGTGCGCTGGCGGTACTCACAGTTAAACACCGTCAAGTCGCGGGCGGATGCCTCTTGGGCGGCGTGAATGCGGGGGCGGTCATCCCCAACACGCAGTGCCCGAAATGATTCAAGGTCCGCCACCACTTGGGGGGCGGGAATGCCGAAGAGTTGCTCAATCCCGGCACTGACATAAAGGTACCGCTCGCGGCCATCGGGCTGCCGCAGAAGCTGATAGATCGCCGTGCCGGGAAGATTGTCGCCCAGCGTGCGCAGGCGCTGCTCGCTCTCCCGCAAGGCCGCCTCCGCACGCTTGCGCTCTGAAATGTCTATGGCGACGCCGAGCACGGCCCGCTCGTGGGTGCCCGGCGGCGTGAAGGGAATTTTGGTGGTTTGCAGGAAATGAACCTGGTTGTCCGGGTAGGTGATTTGCTCCTCGGCAATGAACTTGGGCGTACCACGGTCTATGACTTCCTGGTCGTCACGGAGGAAATTCTCCACATGAAGCGCGTCAGGGCGGAGATCCCGCTCCGAGCGCCCCATCATCTCATCGGGCTGCCGGCCACACGCCTGGGCCGCCTCACGGTTGACGAACAGGAAACGCCCCAGGCGGTCTTTCGCGAAGATGTGATGCGGCACGAGGTCAATCACCAGGCGAACCAGCCGTTCGCTATCCCGCACCACGGCTTGCGCGCGCTGCAAGCGGCGCAACAGCCGGTAGATCATCATGGCCAGCATGCTGGCGGTCACCATCACAAAGCCCCAGCCTTTTATCTTGGCCCAGTGGGTGATCTGTTCGGGATCGCTCACCCATTGGCCGAGCAGGGTATCGGAAAAGTAAATCCACAGTGCGGACAGGATCGCGTACGGCAGCACGATCTTCAGCATCTCGGTGAGGATGCAGCCATCATTTTCCAGCGGACCGTTTTGGTTGGGACGGGACATATTTACGACGGGTTGAGAAACAACGATGCCCGTTCAGATCGCTTGCTTCCATGTTCAGCCAACGCTCTGCCGTTTTCCAGCACCCGCCGCATAAATGACCTGCATACGCGCATGCTTGTTCATTAACCCATAGCCTAACCTACATGCAATATAATACAGCACAACCTGGAAAATATATCTTATTTTGTAAGTTTGGATTTGATGTACTCGCCATTCTTGCGGGTGGCGGCGTCCGGATCCACTTCGGCGAGGGGCGACTCGTCTTCAATCATGATCCACCCCTGATAGCCGGCCTTCCGCAAGTCATGCGTAATCGTCACGAAATCAATGTTGCCTTTGCCCATCTCGGCCCAAGTGCCAGCGGTGGTCATGTCCTTGTAGTGGACGTGGCGAATGGTGGACGCATACTTGCGGAAAATCTCCACGACGTTCATGCCGCCTTTGGCAATGTGACCGGCATCCGGGGCGAAGCCCATCACCTTGGTGTTTAAACCATCCAGAAGCACCGCATAATCCGGTTCGATCCGAAACACCGAACTACCCGGAGAATTGGGGTGAAACGCGGCGCTGATGCCGGCATTGGCGGCCCGCTCGCCAATGGCGTTGGCACAGGCAATGCAGTTCTGCTGACGCACGGTCAGGTTGGAACGGTCCTTGCCAGGCATCTGGCAAAGCGCCAGCATGGTGCCGGGAAAATGCTTCAAGTATGCGATCACCCGATCCGCCTCGGCGCGTTCCGTCTCGGTTTCCTTGGGATTAAGCCAATCACACACCAGGCAAATGGCGCCAAGGGCAAGCTTGCGCCTGGTTAGCGCCTCGGCCAAACGCTGCGGTTCGGTCCGATATTTGCCCAGCATGCAAACCTCGGCTTCAATTCCGGCATATTGACCGGACACCATCACGTCCATGATGTGATCCAGCGCGTTTGAATATTTGTCGTACGACATCTGCCAAGTGTAGGTCTGGCATCCAAATTTGATATTGCTCATTCTGTACTTCTCTGTGGTTAAGGTTCGTTTTGATTATGGTTGTTCCGGGCTGGTTTAACCGTTTAATGGGCGCGGAGAAAATCGCTGGTCACCTGATTGAATCGTGGCAGGTCTTCCCAATGATGCGCGTGGCTCCAGCCTTTGAAAATTTCCATGGTTGAGCCCGGCATGCGCTGATGAATTGCTTCGCTCAGTCGCAAGGGAGTAAAGATATCCGCGTCGCCCACCGTCAAGAGCGTGGGGGCTTTGATGTGTTCCAACCGTTCCAGCGTGTCATGGTTCATGCAGGCGGCGCTTTGGGCCTCAAACGCGTGTTGCGGCATCCACACTCCGCCGGGAGCGGCGGCCTGCGCTTCGCGCAAGGTGGCGTTGTTCTGGTCATAATGCGCCGCCGTAAAAATCCACAACTGTAATAATTGCACGAACGTGCTGGTCGAAACCGACGCGCGCACCCGGCAAAAATGTTCAAATACCGTCTTGGTGTAAATGTCGCACCGGGCCCAGGAACTGATGAGCACCAGGCTGCGGACTTTGTCAGGATGCGCCAGGGCGAGTTCCTGAGCGATGGCGCTGCCCATGGAAATGCCGGCTACCCGGGCGTTGTTAATATTCAGCCCCTCCATCAGGCCCGCG
This genomic interval from Verrucomicrobiota bacterium contains the following:
- a CDS encoding PAS domain S-box protein, which encodes MSRPNQNGPLENDGCILTEMLKIVLPYAILSALWIYFSDTLLGQWVSDPEQITHWAKIKGWGFVMVTASMLAMMIYRLLRRLQRAQAVVRDSERLVRLVIDLVPHHIFAKDRLGRFLFVNREAAQACGRQPDEMMGRSERDLRPDALHVENFLRDDQEVIDRGTPKFIAEEQITYPDNQVHFLQTTKIPFTPPGTHERAVLGVAIDISERKRAEAALRESEQRLRTLGDNLPGTAIYQLLRQPDGRERYLYVSAGIEQLFGIPAPQVVADLESFRALRVGDDRPRIHAAQEASARDLTVFNCEYRQRTVDGQIKWIHGCSTPRRLADGSILWDGVMTDVTERKEAEATLRASEERFRAVVESGPDGIFIQTDRKFAYVNQLAARLFGVDSPAALLGQPVLSRIHPDDHVQVIDRIRRLNEERMAVPTIQEKMLRMDGTGFDAEVTAVPFNYQERHGALVFFRDVTEKKRLEQQLQQARKMESIGQLAGGVAHDFNNILAATVLQLELLQQKTMPKTDIHESLTEVTTHVNRAANLTRQLLQFGRRSMMQVRVLNVNEVVENLLTMLRRLIGENIRIQCDLTAQLALVEADAGMLEQILMNLLVNARDAMPKGGQITISTANLELNEAQAKFNLQARPGRFVVLSVTDTGCGMSAATLQHLFEPFFTTKDVGQGTGLGLATVHGIVNQHKGWITVESKVGQGSTFRVYLPASEKPAAPKPAPAAPEPIRGGKETILLVEDEHSVRNTFTIFLQRWGYTVWPAANGKEAIELWQKHSANVDLLFTDMIMPEGMTGIELAVSLRQSKPGLRVIICSGYSVESVYPDQSAHKNITFISKPCPPALLQSVVRQCLDQV
- a CDS encoding sugar phosphate isomerase/epimerase, which produces MSNIKFGCQTYTWQMSYDKYSNALDHIMDVMVSGQYAGIEAEVCMLGKYRTEPQRLAEALTRRKLALGAICLVCDWLNPKETETERAEADRVIAYLKHFPGTMLALCQMPGKDRSNLTVRQQNCIACANAIGERAANAGISAAFHPNSPGSSVFRIEPDYAVLLDGLNTKVMGFAPDAGHIAKGGMNVVEIFRKYASTIRHVHYKDMTTAGTWAEMGKGNIDFVTITHDLRKAGYQGWIMIEDESPLAEVDPDAATRKNGEYIKSKLTK
- a CDS encoding alpha/beta hydrolase is translated as MATVKTNGINMAFQVRGQGEPLILIMGLGAPGTVWEEHVKEYEKHFRCYLLDNRGAGDSDKPVGPYTTRMMAADVAGLMEGLNINNARVAGISMGSAIAQELALAHPDKVRSLVLISSWARCDIYTKTVFEHFCRVRASVSTSTFVQLLQLWIFTAAHYDQNNATLREAQAAAPGGVWMPQHAFEAQSAACMNHDTLERLEHIKAPTLLTVGDADIFTPLRLSEAIHQRMPGSTMEIFKGWSHAHHWEDLPRFNQVTSDFLRAH